The Roseibium sp. Sym1 nucleotide sequence CACGGTGTCGCGCCACCAGCCGAACATCACATAGAGAACGATCAGCAGACCGATCGCGAACAGGCCCCAGCCGGTCAGGTTCATGCCCAGGAGCACGAATTCCGTGCCCTGCGCGTATTTCATGAAGCCGATCGCACCGAGTGCCATGATGAACGCGCCAATGGACGCGATGAACGGCCACGGGCTCGGATCCACCAGGTGGTAGTCGTGGTTATTGGTATGTGCCTCAGCCATCGGCAAGCTCCCCAAAGACAGTCATATCATGCACGTTGCCGCGCAAATCGCTCACAGGTTCGTTTCAGCCTCGGCCGCACCGGCCTTGGCTGCAACAGGACGTTCCGGTTGTTCTACCGGGAAGAATGTATAGGACAAAGTGATTTCCTTCACCGACTTCAGTTCGGGATCCTTGTCCATTTCCGGGTCGACGAAGAAGACGACCGGCATTTCTACGGTTTCACCGCTTTCCAGCGCCTGCTCGGTGAAGCAGAAGCAGTCCAGCTTGTTGAAATAGGCGCCGGCGGTCGGCGGCGACACATTGAAGGTCGACGTGCCCACGGTGGCCGCGTTGCCGGTATTGGTGGCCACGTAGGCCAGTTGCGCCGTCTCGCCCATTCTCAGGGTGACGGACCGCTGCATCGGCTTGAAGTCCCACGGCAGCGTGTGGTTGACGTTGCCGTCGAAGCGTATGGTGATCTTCCGGTCGATCACCACGTCGCTGGCCGCCTCGGCCACCTGTGTGGTGCCGCCGAAACCGGTCACCCGGCAAAAGAGATTGTACAAAGGCACCGCGGCGTAGGACGCACCGACCATCATGGCAAAAACGCCGACACACGCGACCGCGAATTTGCGGTTGCGGCGGGACAGAGCCTTGCTGGTATCGGTATCGCGCATGCCGGTCGTCCTCACAGCGCCCGGTCCATCACGCCCGGTCCGAGCTTGATGATGGTGACCACGTAGAACAGAACGACCAGTGCGGCCAGCACAAGCGCGATCGCGATCGACCGCGAGCGGCGCTTCTTCTTCTGTT carries:
- a CDS encoding cytochrome c oxidase assembly protein, which translates into the protein MRDTDTSKALSRRNRKFAVACVGVFAMMVGASYAAVPLYNLFCRVTGFGGTTQVAEAASDVVIDRKITIRFDGNVNHTLPWDFKPMQRSVTLRMGETAQLAYVATNTGNAATVGTSTFNVSPPTAGAYFNKLDCFCFTEQALESGETVEMPVVFFVDPEMDKDPELKSVKEITLSYTFFPVEQPERPVAAKAGAAEAETNL